TCAAAATCTATTAAACAACTTGGAAAATGCCTTAAATTGTATACCTTACTCCGACGTAAAGCTAAAAATAAAGGACTCAAAATTATTGGAAAACATCTATATTATGATATTTGATTTGAAAAGAAATAAGGAAAGAAAAAAAGATTACTTAGTTCATGCCGATGCTGTTTTAACAAGAAAGCTTATTTTCGACATTTTAAATATTGCAAATAAATATAATTTCAAAAGCCTAAATCATACTGGTGATGGTTTTATCTTAATTTATACAGAAAATGAACAAAACTTGACTAACGACCTTTTCAACTTCTTATCTGATTTAGGAAAAACATTGAACAAATTAAGCGTTTATCTTTCTACCTTAACACAGGAAATTAGAAATTACAAAGTAAGGGGTATTGTTGGAAAATGTCTCAAACTTTTTGAATTTACATATTTTAGTTCTTATAGTAATAAAATTTTTTATTCTAAAGATCTAGACGAAATTTTCGTTGATTTTAAAGACATTCTACTCGACGAAGATGAGATACTTGAAGAAATTCCTGATATTTTATTTGCTATAGAAAATGAAATAGAAATTTCCAAAGTAATAAAAAAAGTGGTAAAAAATGACACAAGACTTGAAATAATAGAAAAGGATTCAGAAACTTTTACAATTATAGAAAAAGAAAACAGCAAAAAAATTTTTGAAATAAAAAAAATACCTGAATTAAGTGAAAACTTTAAATTTTGGATTACATAGATTGAAGGGAAAGATAAACAATGCCCTATATAGAGAACATAGAAGAATTAGTTCAAAGATATAGAGAACTTCATAATGAAGATATAAAAACTTTTGTAAAGAATCAAAAGGAACTGGCGAGAACTGCACTTGATATTTTTATAAAAATTGCTGAAATTTCAAACTTAGGTTTAAAAACTGTGGTATTAGAATCCAAAATGTTCAAAAAAGCTTATGAATCCATGAAAGTTTTAACAGAGGCATCAACTATTCCATCTATACCTGAATATGGAGATGTTAAGATCTCGAATGCAGAAGGAACTGTAATTTTTCTTGATATTACAAAATCTACAAGATATTTTGAGGAAAAGAAAAATTACACAGGTTTTGTTATCTTTAATGCGTATATTCTTTTAGTCAAAACTACAACCCGATTAACTGATGGAGAATTTTTAGAACATACCGGTGATGGGGCAATGATTTTTTATAAAAATAAAAATATTAAAGAAGATTATGAAAATTGCAGAAGTTTTAATGAAAGAGATCCTATCTGTTTATATTTTATTCTCAGTGAACATCTCAAAAACTACGCTAAAGAAAAAGAGTTACTAATATTTGATAGGGAAGAAGTTAAGCCTTCAAAATATAAAGAACCTTCTCTAATTCACGTAGGTGCTGATTATGGGGAAATATTGGAAGTTAATTTAGGAAATATAAAAAAATTAATATCTAAAACTGTATGGAATGCGGCAAATAAATGTAAAAATGCAGATAGGATAGTTGAATATGAAGAAGAAAAAGAGAAAAAAACTTATCATAGATTACCCATAAAAACATAGGATTAAATTATTATGGAACTTTGGAATTTTCTTGATGAACTTAAAGAAAAATTAGATTCTTTAGAAGATATAAAAACAGAAGATTATAATTCTATAGAAGATGCCGTAAATAATGCAAGACTGGAAAAACCAATCTGGAATAGGGTTAATAATGTTGTAGCTGTTTTTGCAGATTTAAAGAATTCAACACAGATCTCTAATAGGAAAACTAAAAGAGTATATGCCAAATTTTTGGAATACACAGGATATCCATTTGTAAAAATTAATGAGAAATTTGATTCTAAATTTATTGATATAAAAGGAGATGGAGGATTATCCCTTTTTTCAGGTAGATACGCAGAAATTAAAGCATTTTTAGCTGCTGAAACCTTTAAAACATTTCAAGAAAAATATGTGAGGGGAAAATTTAAAAGCAAATACAATATAAATCTTTCCTTTGGGATAGGGATTTCTAAAGGAGATTTGCTGGTAAAACGAATTGGACGAAGAAAAGAGGATAATAATTTTTTTGTCTGGGCTGGCAATGCTGTAAACAATGCAGCATTGATTTCAAAATACGTAAAAATCTCTTCTAATAAAACAATAATAGGAGTAAGCAAAGATATTTATCATATCTTAAATCAAGAAAAGTTTAGAGATTATTTGATTTTATCTTGCGAATGTAGTAATAAAAGAAATCTTTGGG
This genomic window from Persephonella sp. IF05-L8 contains:
- a CDS encoding adenylate/guanylate cyclase domain-containing protein; translation: MELWNFLDELKEKLDSLEDIKTEDYNSIEDAVNNARLEKPIWNRVNNVVAVFADLKNSTQISNRKTKRVYAKFLEYTGYPFVKINEKFDSKFIDIKGDGGLSLFSGRYAEIKAFLAAETFKTFQEKYVRGKFKSKYNINLSFGIGISKGDLLVKRIGRRKEDNNFFVWAGNAVNNAALISKYVKISSNKTIIGVSKDIYHILNQEKFRDYLILSCECSNKRNLWEREERFIGSNIDIFYKIESDWCKKHGEEYINTVLEIINES